The following coding sequences are from one Thermococcus indicus window:
- a CDS encoding addiction module protein, producing the protein MSEAINPNMLLQRIDEMEKELEKLRLEVLKMRAESLPVEEVDEETLKDLEKRFEEYKSGKAEVVSGDEAVKILSEMLED; encoded by the coding sequence ATGAGCGAGGCCATTAACCCTAACATGCTTCTTCAGAGAATAGATGAGATGGAGAAGGAATTAGAAAAACTCAGGCTTGAGGTTCTAAAAATGAGAGCTGAAAGCCTCCCCGTTGAAGAAGTGGACGAGGAGACCCTTAAAGACCTCGAAAAGAGGTTTGAGGAGTATAAGAGCGGGAAAGCGGAAGTAGTTAGCGGAGACGAAGCCGTTAAGATACTCTCGGAGATGCTGGAGGATTAA
- a CDS encoding type II toxin-antitoxin system RelE family toxin yields MFRVDVDKRVFVEAKRWLKPAHIRKLVEFIEALKIDPNSPVPKGYDVRRVKGMKIKGFPAYALRLGGYRVFYGVDWENKVIYLSKIEPRGRAYKR; encoded by the coding sequence GTGTTTAGGGTTGATGTGGATAAGCGGGTGTTCGTTGAGGCTAAACGGTGGCTAAAACCGGCACACATTAGGAAATTGGTTGAATTCATCGAGGCTTTAAAGATAGACCCTAATTCACCGGTTCCTAAGGGTTACGACGTGAGAAGGGTTAAGGGCATGAAGATTAAGGGCTTTCCGGCCTATGCCTTACGGCTTGGGGGATATAGGGTTTTCTACGGGGTTGATTGGGAGAATAAGGTTATTTATCTGTCCAAAATAGAACCGAGAGGGAGGGCCTATAAGCGTTAA